The Oncorhynchus mykiss isolate Arlee chromosome 22, USDA_OmykA_1.1, whole genome shotgun sequence sequence gttaatttcaaggtgacgcaacacctggttatactgcgtttctgtctaaatgtatagtgtctagagccatggcatcataatgatggtaataagaggtggattaatttgggtgggactgtgtaggacctcactgaaggcccaggccccaggcccacggcacgccactgttaaaacttcttatggctgagatcccgctaacgggatcgatatgacaacagccagtgaaagtgcagggcgccaaattcaaaacaacagaaatctcacaattaatattcctcaaacatagaagtattttataccattttaaagaaacttgataacctcccctgttattgtaatggtgagagggtagcatgtcttggaggtatgatataaaatgctaaactcccctgttattgtaatggtgagaggttagcatgtcttggaggtatgatataaaatgctaaactcccctgttattgtaatggtgagaggttagcatgtcttgggggtatgtacttcctcactcatcattattcacgattcattcaggactatgcgtaaccatggtagcatccacattaatgtagaagtgtttacaAACATATACTATTCTTATTAACAACAAAAGTGACACAaatatgacacaatacattatttaccatttaaTTCAAAGTGAattttgtcccaatactttttgcCCCCTAAAATGGGGCAActatctccccctcccccctagcTCTGGTCTGCACTAACTAACTCTGGTCTAGGGCTTTGCTAGTAGTTAGCTAGTTCTGGTCTGCAGTAATTCTGGTCCACACTAactaactgtcacaccctgaccatagtttgctttgtatgtttctatgttttggttggtcagggtgtgatctgagtgggcattctatgttggatgtcttgtttgtctatttctatatctggcctgatatggttctcaatcagaggcaggtgttggtCATTGTCTcttattgggaaccatatttaggtagcctgggtttcactgtgtgttggtgggtgattgttcctgtctttgtacCAGATGGGACTGTTATAGGTTTtctcacgtttgttgtttttgttagttaTCTCATGTGTAGTTTCTTTAtaaattaaagaacatgaataaccaccacgctgcattttggtccacctCTACTTCACCTaaggaaaacccttacagaatcacccaccacaacaggaccaagcggcgtggtaacgggcagcagcaggagcagcgcgagagagacttctggacatgggaggaggaatTGGAAGGAAAAGGACCCtaggcacagcctggagaatatcgccgccccaaagaagagctggaggcggcgaaggcggagaggcgctggtatgaggaggcagcacggcggcgtggatggaagcccgagagtcagccccaaaaatttcttggagGGGTGGCACACAGAAATTGTggtgaagccaggtaggagacctgtgccaacttcctgtgcttaccggggggctggagagaccgggcaggcaccgtgttatgctgtgaagcgcacggcgtccccagtgcgggtgcatagcctggtgcggtacattccagctctgcgtatcggccgggctagagtgggcatcgagccaagtgccatggcttacatggcaccagccttgcgcacggtgtccccggtttgcctgcatagcccagtgcgggctattccacctcgccgcactggcagggcgaccgggaccattcaaccgggtaaggttgggcaggctcggtgctcaagagctccagtgcgcctgcacggtccggtctatccgtcaccacctccacgcaccagccctccggtggcagccccccgcaccaagctgtctctccggctcatccttacaggggctcccgcgtgtccagcgctgccggagccttcctcctctccagcgctgccggagtctcccgcctgtccggcgctgctgccggagtctcccgcctgtccggcgctgctgccggagtctcccgcctgtccggcgctgctgccggagtctcccgcctgtccggcgctgctgccggagtctcccgcctgtccggcgctgctgccggagtctcccgcctgtccggcgctgccagagccttcctcctctccagcacagccggagtctcccgcctgttcggcgctaccagagctcccgcccctcattccagaggcaccagagctactcagtccagcgctgccagagccttcctctccagcgttgccggaacttcccgtctgcccagcgccgccagtgccgccagtctgcaaggggccgccagtgccgccagtctgcaaggggccgccagtgccgccagtctgccaggggccgccagtgccgccagtctgccaggggccgccagtctgccaggggccgccagtgccggcagtctgccaggggccgccagtgccgccagtcagccaggggccgccagtgccgccagtcagccaggggccgccagtcagccaggggccgccagtcagccaggtgccgccagtcagccagaggcgccagagcccctcagcccagaggcgccagagcccctcagccacGAGCCCCTGCCCCTCAGCCAAGAGCCCCTGCCCCTCAGCCAAGAGCCCCTGCCCCTCAGCCAAgcgcttccgcccctctgtcccgagctgcccctcagtccagtggggtcatttagaGGGGTCGCCGTGGTTAGGTGGCCACGGAAGcagacaataaggcggactaagattatggtgaagtggggtccgcgtcccgcgccagagtcGCCatcgcggacagacgcccacccagaccctcccctataggttaaggttttgcggccggagtccgcacctttgggggggggggggttactgacacgttctgacctttatttcctttgttttgtatttatttagtatggtcagggcgtgagttgggtgggcagtctgtttgtttttctatgttttggggtatttctatgtttcggcctagtatggttctcaatcagaggcaggtgtcattagttgtctctgattgagaatcatacttaggtagcctgggtttcactgtgtgtttgtgggtgattgttcctgtctctgtgtttgcaccagataggactgtttaggttttcgcacatttattgttttgttagttatttcatgtctagttcctttattaaagaacatgaataaccaccatgcTGCaatttggtccgcttctccttcaccacaggaaaacccttacataCCTTCTGTTCTGTAGTAGTTCTGGTCCACACTAACTAACTCTGGTCTTGGGCTTtgctagtagctagctagttctGGTCCGTACTAACTAACTCTGGTCTAGGGCTTTGCTAGTACCTAGCTAGTTCAGGTCTGCAGTAGCTCTGATCCAGCTCTGTAACAGTGTTATAGGCTGGTTTAATATTTATACTGtaaatgtcctcatcaatctctGTTGATTTAGGTTTTGCCCTTGGAGCCACCATCCAGTCCAAGACTAAAGGCATCTGGATGTGGTGTGTCCCTCATCCTGAAAAAACAGACCACACCCTGGTGCTGCTGGATACAGAGGGACTGGGGGACGTGGAGAAGGTGGGGGGTCAAAGTTCAATCTCTTTACAATCCACATTACATATTCACATTCCTTCATTTACCAACAAAGCACAGTGAACACATACTGTATCTGCACCCTCATTATTTAAACAAGATGATTACGTCGTCAGAGATCACATACATGTTGTGATACTTGTTTCAGGGGGATTCTAAGAATGATGCCTGGATCTTCTCGCTGGCCATTCTGTTAAGCAGTACTCTGGTCTACAACAGTCGAGGGACCATCGACAATGATGCTGTGGAGAAGCTTCAGTATCCTTTTGGTTGAACATTTGGCTCCATTCTTGTGGACATAATCTGTCGTGGTATTTGATATGATAGTTTGCTTGTTTGTTAGGCTTTTGACAGTCATCTCAGCCATATTAGTGGTAGCCTAGCTAATTGTGATGAACATTTTCATGAATTTGTATGTACATTTTAACATGATTTAATTGTAGGCTAGACCTAATCAGTGATATGGTAGATCATTTAAATGTTCATAATTCACCAACTAAATATGTTCCATTTAATTAAATATACTATATGCATGTTGCATATGTCGTGTTTATCAGTGCTACGTAGTCATTTATTTCTCTGGAAACTGTAAAGGGTTTGAGAAATCTCAGGATGCCGGTTCCTGTGATTGATTCTTAGCTTCAGTGAACATGAAGAGCTGATGTGGACGAAAAGCAAAGTCGGTGACTTTCAAACAAATGGCGTTACTGTGTCAATTGAAATCTAAACTGAAAATTacttagtttgtttgtttgtaattTCCCTGAAGTTCAAGTCCCTGTACAGAAACTGTCCATGACACTGACATGAGCTTTGGGAAATGCTGTATCAATCCTCAACCGGTCCTACAGATATGTGAACGacctgacagagaggatcaaGGTAAAGTCTTCCACTGTCgatgaggaggaaggagagggcacCCAGTTTATGCAGTTCTTTCCTAATTTTGTGTGGACCGTCAGAGATTTCACTCTACAGCTCGAGATCGACGGCAGGGAAATCACTCCAGACCAGTATCTGGAGAATTCCCTGCAACTCAAGAAAGGTGATTTTCATTCAGATAAACCAGGTAGTTTGAGACCTAGATGCTGATTGGCTTAAACAGCATTCCAGCtgtatatcagacaatataccacGGTATGATGCAAAGTGTAGccttatgactataactactgttccctgaaggagtaCTCTCGCGACTTTGGCTGAAGGATCTACAATCATGcctgacaaggccaatgaaaTCCTGGGACTGGGAGAGATTCTTCCACCAATCTTGACAACTGTGTGTCTGAATGTGGAGATGGGACACTTTTCATCTAACTCATATGTGGGAGACACACCAGTTTTTACACTCGTGAACACTGTGGATCTCAGTTGAAAAACCTGTGTTCATGTGCCAAGGTTTGCCTAAAGCCTAGCCCACTCTGGGTACACAGGCTCTGGCTATCAGTGATGAGCCTCACTCGGTTTAGGCGGTAAGATGCGTTCTGGCAACCGGCTGGCACCCAGTGCTGGAAGGCATGCATTAAAAAATAGACCAAGGGGAAAAGCCTTATCATGGAGGTTACCCTACAGACCAGTCATAGCTACTGGTGACAAAATACCTTGTAACATACCTGGGAATGGGACAGACAGCTGTTGTAACAGACTGGAGCAAATAGTAATTCAATATAATTCCCAGGAATGAAAAGAGTTGAGGTGCGGGAAGCAAAAGGGGCTCTGGCAAGGAAGGCTAGCTAGCATCTTTGACTATTTAGAATAACCAAGCGAATTTAAGCTACGTATTCTTAACAAGAGAGCTACCCCAGCAACTCAACTGTGGGCAGGAAGGAAAAGCTAGTTATATGCAGCGCTTGGTTAGCTAGCCCAGTCTCGAAAGTCCAGGTAGGAAACGGTTTACTGGGGTGGGACAGGAACGTTCATCAACATGTCTGGGAAGAGAGGCAAACGGTGCTTGACCGAGGCAGACACAGGCACCGAATCTGTCCGACCTCTCTCTTCAAGTAGCCTCACCCTAACTGGTGTGAGAGCACACAGGAGCCGCCCTCTCTCTTCAAGTAGCCTCACCCTAACTGGTGAGAGAGCACACAGGAGCCGCCCTCTCTCTTCGGGTAGCCTCACCCTAACTGGTGAGAGAGCACACAATGAGCCGCCCTCTCTCTTCAAGTAGCCTCACCCTAACTGTGGAGAGAGCACACAGGAGCCGCCCTCTCTCTTCAAGTAGCCTCACCCTAACTGGCAAGAGAGCACACAGGAGCCGGGTGGGGGCGCGGGTAGGGCCTCGCTTTGAGTCGCACAATCACACCAGCGTGATTTATTAACTTcaaccccttttaaacattgtgtgtttgagcTACATACTCCTTTTTTTGCATCAGATTTGTCTATTCCTTCTTCATCTGCAGGAACCAACCATTAACCTGTGTGATTAATGGGGGCTGAGATAGAGTGGAGTTTGTGTGACACGGGTGGGTCCCGAAAACAGTTCTCCTCACAAAAAAACATCTGTAAtgtccaaacagtttgagctacaGACTATTATGACCCTGATATGAAAAGCTgagacactcacaaacacacacatgtaagCTACCCAAGAATTGTTAGaaggtaaggggttcttctacatagaagaccatagtaaatcccaggacatagtgtctataatactgttaggggttcttctacatagaagatcatagtaaatcccaggacatagtgtctatgatactgtaaggggttcttctacatagaaagAGCGTGGTAAAACACTTCAATGTGATGCTAAATATAAGATCAAGCAGATGAATGAAACAGGTCAGTGACGTTTAAGATTTTttttgcaaacgagagtttccattggacaaatgcaggtatgtttatccccgtttctttccatttaagaaatgtttttcaacagaatctgcGGAATTAATACACCCTTgaccacacgcaaacacagttcactttcataggagccacatacaaacagtatgATTCTTTTGcacattataatatatatataatatataattccttctcgcatctcctaacaccttttccctttgcttgtagacttcagtgcacaacacatcagctgtctagctgaccaggcaaaaaaagccaaaccttcatatcataaccgctaaccgctacacataGTCGACATCGTtatcaccatattagctaacgtcataatcaacatacagtgccttgcgaaagtattcggcccccttgaactttgcgaattttgccacatttcaggcttcaaacataaagatataaaactgtatttttttgtgaagaatcaacaacaagtgggacacaatcatgaagtggaacgacatttattggatatttcaaacttttttaacaaatcaaaaactgaaaaattgggcgtgcaaaattattcagcccccttaagttaatactttgtagcgccaccttttgctgcgattacagctgtaagtcgcttggggtatatctctatcagttttgcacatcgagagactgacattttttcccattcctccttgcaaaacagctcgagctcagtgaggttggatggagagcatttgtgaacagcagttttcagttctttccacagattctcgattggattcaggtctggactttgacttggccattctaacacctggatatgtttatttttgaaccattccattgtagattttgctttatgttttggatcttTGTCttcttggaagacaaatctccgtcccagtctcaggtcttttgcagactccatcattcttccagaatggtcctgtatttggctccatccatcttcccatcaattttaaccatcttccctgtctctgctgaagaaaagcaggcccaaaccatgatgctgccaccaccatgtttgacagtggggatggtgtgttcagtgtgatgagctgtgtggcttttacgccaaacataacgttttgcattgttgccaaaaagttcaattttggtttcatctgaccagagcaccttcttccacatgtttggtgtgtctctcaggtggcttgtggcaaactttaaacgacactttttatggatatctttaagaaatggctttcttcttgccactcttccataaaggccagatttgtgcaatatacgactgattgttgtcctatggacagagtctcccacctcagctgtagatctctgcagttcatccagagtgatcatgggcctcttggctgcatctctgatcagtcttctccttgtatgagctgaaagtttagagggacggccaggtcttggtagatttgcagtggtctgatactccttccatttcaatattatcgcttgcacagtgctcctttggatgtttaaagcttgggaaatctttttgtatccaaatccggctttaaacttcttcacaacagtatctcggacctgcctggtgtgttccttgttcttcatgatgctctctgcgcttttaacggatctctgagactatcacagtgcaggtgcatttatacggagacttgattacacacaggtggattgtatttatcatcattagtcatttaggtcaacattggatcattcagagatcctcactgaacttctggagagagtttgctgcactgaaagtaaaggggctgaatcattttgcacgcccaatttttcagtttttgatttgttaaaaaagtttgaaatatccaataaatgtcgttccacttcatgattgtgtcccacttgttattgattcttcacaaaaaaagacagttttatatctttatgtttgaagcctgaaatgtggcaaaaggtcgcaaagttcaagggggccgaatactttcgcaaggcactgtagttaataGAAGTAAGGTGTTACTAAATCAGCTACattcatgcagtaacgttacagttaacagtcagcaagcagtttagcagttaaaccggtgggccccggtggcaataaattaataaaaccaaaatcttacattggaagagttccagtgttggatagacaTTCAGCTGGGTAACATAGCATCCCTTGCTGTTTTAGCTGGTTGTTTGAGTAGGATAATCTAACTAGCTGCATTCACTAGCTAAGTGAAGGTAGAAAAAATATAAGAAGATGTagcactctatcactctatcgcttctccttcatttttaaagaaatacatttgtttaaatctgttaaactattgtctttctctttgagtcaattAATCACCACACTTTATACACTGTAGTGCTAGCCAGCTGTAGCTTATGTtatcagtactagattcattctccgatcctttgattgggttgacaacatgtcagttcatgctgcaagagctctgataggatggaggagaaaggagatattATTGGGACACACCCAAGATCTGCATGTACTATAAAATATAGTAATGTCAATGTTATCTTTCAGGTACTAGTAAAAAGATCAATGACTACAACTTCCTGCGAGAGTGCATCCGGAACTTCTTCCCCTCACGCAAGTGTTTTGTGTTCCCCTCCCCTACAACTCCTGACAACATGCACCGACTGGACTCCATGGACGAGGCTGAGCTTTCTGGAAGCTTCAGAGAGGTCTCAGATACTTTCTGCCGCTTTATTTTCCAGGAGAGCCGTATGAAGACTGTTATAGGGGGACACACATTGACTGGAGAAAGTGAGTCAGACATCCACCTACAGGACAGTATGTGAAAAAGAGAGAGGTTTTCCTAAATATTTAGTGCCACATGTTTTTCCTCCCACCTCTATCTAATTGCAGTGTTGGGCCACTTGGTCACCACCTATGTGGAGACCATAGCCAAAGGCAATGTGCCCTGTCTGGAGAATGCTGTGTTGGCCATGGCTAAAATTGAGAACCAGGCTGCTGTGAATGAGGGCCTGGCGGTGTACCAGAAGGGAATGGAGGATGTGAAGGCCTTATTCCCAGTGGACGTCAATCAGCTGTCAGAGAACCACCTTCAATCAGAGACCCAGGCCACAAAGGCATTCATGAAGCGATCCTTCAAAGACGACAATGGGGAATTCTTGAAAGCTCTGGCGGTATGGATCATCATTCTAGATCTGTGCCTGGTACATGATTGATAAGCTTATGCAACAAAAGTATAATCATCAACAGCAACACCAATGACACCAGGTGGAATATGGCCAATCAGTGCAATTCCTCAATCAATTAACTTATTGAGACAAAAGAACACTACTGTGAAAATCATTGCTCAGATTAGATGTTTAATCTTGGATTAAAATTACACTATATTGAATAAAAGCCTAATATAGATATGGAGCCAATATGTAACAATTACTCACTATAGTAACATGGCATACCGGGGTTCACATGTCTGAATGTGAAAATTCCCAATAAATCTTTCAGGAGGCCATTGTCAACCACTCCGACGACCTTTTCAAACAGAACAAGGATGCCTCCGAGAAGAAGTGCAAGGCCCTTCTGGAGAATCTCTCTGCTCTGATGGATCAGGGGATGAAGGAGGGGACGTACGCCACACCAGGAGGCTATGGGCTTTACTgcaatcaccatgacaacatagtgGCACAGTACCGGGCTGAGCCTAACAAAGGAGTCAGGGTAAGAGCTGGAAACCAAACAGCAACATCATAGTTTTAGAGAATCAAAAACATCCATCATTAGTCAGTAATAAACAATTTAGTATTTCAACTAATTTCAGTCAGCTGGTTACGGTTTGAATCAA is a genomic window containing:
- the LOC100136162 gene encoding glycogen synthase kinase binding protein (The RefSeq protein has 1 substitution, 2 frameshifts compared to this genomic sequence) — encoded protein: MDSPMCLVKNADGELCVEPEAIDYLMGLKQNVVVVSVVGLYRTGKSYLMNKLAQKRSGFALGATIQSKTKGIWMWCVPHPEKTDHTLVLLDTEGLGDVEKGDSKNDAWIFSLAILLSSTLVYNSRGTIDNDAVEKLQYVNDLTERIKVKSSTVDEEEGEGTQFMQFFPNFVWTVRDFTLQLEIDGREITPDQYLENSLQLKKGTSKKINDYNFLRECIRNFFPSRKCFVFPSPTTPDNMHRLDSMDEAELSGSFREVSDTFCRFIFQESRMKTVIGGHTLTGEMLGHLVTTYVETIAKGNVPCLENAVLAMAKIENQAAVNEGLAVYQKGMEDVKALFPVDVNQLSENHLQSETQATKAFMKRSFKDDNGEFLKALAEAIVNHSDDLFKQNKDASEKKCKALLENLSALMDQGMKEGTYATPGGYGLYCNHHDNIVAQYRAEPNKGVRAEEVLEQFLKDKSAESYSILQADKQLTKKEKQIQAEKKKTAELEQEKAAFREQQAEMERTIENNRISQEKYLKKMKEMMEEERESHQQQEFNRTLERRMQEQKDLLENGHKEKAELMRQEILEIKKRDELERETNTQNQKGLMEFLNQQAEGQNKQMEMLMRELNNRSQAPVQVVERLVPQQPCIVM